The genomic stretch ATCGCCTCACCCGCCGCACGGGCGGGGGTGGCGGTGGCCAGGGCGCCGATCAGGGCGACGGCGCCGAGGGCAGTCCGGAACATCGTGGTCCTCATGGCTCTCAAGCCTTGTCCATCGGCTTCGCCACGGCGCCGGCGGGCATCGGCCCGCCGCCGCCCAGCACCGCGCGGGCGATGCTCTCGGGGAGCGGGAGCGGACGCTCCAGCCGGCCCAGCAGCGGCAGGATCACCAGGAAGTAGCCGAAGTAGTAGGCGGTCGCGATGCGGCTGACCGTCACGTAGGGTTCCTCGGCCGGCATCCCGCCGCAGTACATCAGGACGAAGAAACACACCGTCCACAGCAGGAAGGCGATGCGCGCGATCGGGCGGAAGCGCATGGAGCGCACCGGCGAGCTGTCGAGCCAGGGCAGCACGAACAGCACCAGGATCGACCCGAACATCAGCAGCACGCCGCCGAGCTTGTCCGGCACCGCGCGCAGGATCGCGTAGAAGGGCAGGAAGTACCATTCCGGCACGATGTGCGCGGGCGTCACCAGCGGGTCGGCCGGGATGTAGTTGTCCGGGTGACCCAGGAAGTTCGGCGCGAAGAACACCAGCGAGGCGAACACGATCAGGTAGATCACCAGGCCGAAGCTGTCCTTCGCCGTGTAGTACGGGTGGAAGGGCAGGGTGTCCTGCGGGCCCTTCGGCTCGACGCCGAGCGGGTTGTTCGACCCCGTGATGTGCAGCGCCACTACGTGCAGGAACACCACGCCCACGATCACGAAGGGCAGCAGGTAGTGCAGCGAGAAGAAGCGGTTGAGCGTGGGGTTGTCCACGCTGAAGCCGCCCCACAGCAGCGTCACGATCCAGTCACCCACCAGCGGGAAGGCGCTGAACAGGTTGGTGATGACGGTCGCACCCCAGAAGGACATCTGGCCCCAGGGCAGCACGTAC from Roseomonas fluvialis encodes the following:
- a CDS encoding cytochrome b, whose product is MATGLHDSDFKNPVIRWVDQRMPIFTMMQKEYGTFPTPRNFNYFWNFGALAMVNLMIMIATGIFLAMHYTPHTSYAFDSVERIMRDVNFGWLIRYVHMNGASMFFIVVFIHIWRGMYYGSYKAPRELLWMLGVVIFLLMMATAFMGYVLPWGQMSFWGATVITNLFSAFPLVGDWIVTLLWGGFSVDNPTLNRFFSLHYLLPFVIVGVVFLHVVALHITGSNNPLGVEPKGPQDTLPFHPYYTAKDSFGLVIYLIVFASLVFFAPNFLGHPDNYIPADPLVTPAHIVPEWYFLPFYAILRAVPDKLGGVLLMFGSILVLFVLPWLDSSPVRSMRFRPIARIAFLLWTVCFFVLMYCGGMPAEEPYVTVSRIATAYYFGYFLVILPLLGRLERPLPLPESIARAVLGGGGPMPAGAVAKPMDKA